In the genome of Triticum urartu cultivar G1812 chromosome 5, Tu2.1, whole genome shotgun sequence, one region contains:
- the LOC125509594 gene encoding heavy metal-associated isoprenylated plant protein 20-like: MGALDHLSRLCNLTHTREAIRIKKRRPLTTVNIKVKMDCEGCERRVKSAVKSIRGVTAVVVNRKISKVTVTGYVEPRKVLARVKRTGKTTADMWPYVPYTVATYPYVGGSYDKKAPAGLVRNVPQAMADPAAPEVKYMNMFNDEDVTACTVM; this comes from the exons ATGGGCGCCTTGGATCACCTGTCCCGTCTATGCAACTTGACACATACAAGGGAAGCCATCAGGATTAAGAAAAGGCGGCCACTGACG ACGGTGAACATCAAGGTGAAGATGGACTGTGAGGGCTGCGAGAGGAGGGTCAAGAGCGCCGTCAAATCGATTCGGG GTGTGACGGCAGTGGTGGTGAATCGCAAGATCAGCAAGGTGACTGTGACGGGGTACGTGGAGCCTCGCAAGGTGCTGGCGAGGGTGAAGAGGACTGGGAAGACGACGGCGGATATGTGGCCGTACGTGCCCTACACGGTGGCCACCTACCCCTATGTCGGCGGCTCCTACGACAAGAAGGCGCCGGCGGGCCTGGTCCGCAACGTGCCGCAGGCCATGGCCGACCCGGCCGCGCCGGAGGTCAAGTACATGAACATGTTCAACGACGAGGACGTTACCGCTTGCACCGTCATGTGA
- the LOC125509592 gene encoding oil body-associated protein 1A, with protein sequence MAASCHDVDVPGKPTETGTALLEAATGAIQGFAPINQIHQHLCAFHFYGDDMTRQVEAHHFCAHLNEDVRQCLVFDGPDAGARLIGVEYIVTEELFLTLPDEEKPLWHTHEFEVKGGVLFMPGVPGVVERRDLEQVAKTYGKTVHFWQVDRGDALPLGLPQIMMALTREGQLRQDLADCVEKKFSVSFEKERENRAYMSGPAHGIHPLANAAGKGLKTEIREVDLPAANTGARIFT encoded by the exons ATGGCGGCGTCGTGCCACGACGTGGACGTGCCGGGGAAGCCGACGGAGACGGGCACGGCGCTGCTGGAGGCGGCGACGGGCGCCATCCAGGGGTTCGCCCCGATCAACCAGATCCACCAACACCTCTGCGCCTTCCACTTCTACGGGGACGACATGACGCGACAGGTGGAGGCGCACCACTTCTGCGCGCACCTCAACGAGGACGTGCGGCAGTGCCTCGTCTTTGACGGGCCCGACGCCGGCGCGCGCCTCATCGGCGTCGAGTACATCGTCACCGAGGAGCTGTTCCTCACGCTGCCCGACGAGGAGAAGCCGCTGTGGCACACTCACGAGTTCGAGGTCAAGGGCGGCGTGCTCTTTATGCCCGGCGTCCCCGGCGTCGTCGAGCGCCGCGACCTCGAGCAGGTGGCAAAGACGTACGGCAAGACCGTCCACTTCTGGCAGGTCGACCGCGGCGACGCCCTCCCGCTCGGCCTCCCGCAGATCATGATGGCGCTCACCCGCGAGGGCCAGCTCCGGCAGGACCTCGCCGACT GTGTGGAGAAGAAGTTCAGCGTGTCGTTCGAGAAGGAGAGGGAGAACAGGGCGTACATGAGCGGGCCGGCGCACGGCATCCACCCGCTGGCCAACGCTGCTGGGAAGGGCTTGAAGACGGAGATCCGCGAGGTCGATCTTCCGGCTGCCAATACTGGAGCCAGGATTTTCACCTGA
- the LOC125556174 gene encoding serine carboxypeptidase 1-like gives MKTISSFSLFVLCLAALQLHANASHSQSQEAQLKRFISSRKNSASSTDTFRVRNIADRVASSLSTESTVSDQSSMKAADKITALPGQPEGVDFDQYGGYVNVDAENGRALFYYLVESPSGASDKPLVLWLNGGPGCSSLGFGAMQELGPFRVTEDNKTLSRNANAWNNVANVIFLESPAGVGYSYSNTSSDYDLSGDERTADDAYVFLVKWLERFPEYKDRAFYISGESYAGHYVPELAATILLHNTYNNRTVINLQGILVGNPYLDANRNIKGVVDYFWTHVVMSDEVYANITKNCDFDNLNGTFTDSVCSGAAVAFDPGYIDVYNIYAPVCIDAPNGTRYPSGYLPGYDPCSYYPTYAYLNDPAVQMAFHARPTTWTGCANLNWTDAPMSMLPTMTWLIESKLPIWIFSGDFDSVCPLPATRYSIQDMALSVTTPWRPWTAKEEVGGYVQQYAGGFTFLSVRGAGHMVPSFQPERALVMLSSFLQGVLPPYVEQQ, from the exons atgaagaccatcTCTTCATTCTCCCTGTTTGTCCTCTGCCTGGCTGCACTGCAGCTGCACGCCAATGCCTCCCACTCCCAGTCCCAGGAGGCTCAGCTCAAAAGGTTCATCTCGTCTAGGAAGAACAGCGCCAGCAGCACTGACACGTTCCGAGTGCGTAACATAGCTGACAGGGTTGCCAGCAGCCTGAGTACGGAGAGCACTGTCTCTGACCAGAGCTCCATGAAGGCCGCCGACAAGATCACGGCGTTGCCCGGGCAGCCGGAGGGCGTCGACTTCGACCAGTATGGCGGGTACGTGAACGTCGATGCGGAGAACGGCCGCGCGCTCTTCTACTACCTCGTCGAATCGCCTTCCGGTGCCTCGGACAAGCCACTGGTCCTGTGGCTCAACGGAG GACCGGGATGCTCGTCGCTCGGATTCGGCGCAATGCAAGAGCTCGGCCCGTTCCGTGTAACCGAGGACAACAAAACTCTCAGCAGAAACGCGAACGCCTGGAACAACG TGGCTAACGTGATCTTCCTTGAGTCGCCCGCTGGAGTGGGATATTCCTACTCGAACACGTCTTCCGACTACGATCTCAGCGGAGACGAGAGAACCGCCGATGACGCCTACGTGTTTCTCGTGAAATGGCTGGAGAGGTTCCCGGAGTACAAGGACCGGGCCTTCTACATCTCCGGGGAGAGCTATGCCGGACACTACGTGCCGGAGCTCGCCGCCACCATCCTGCTCCACAACACATACAATAACAGAACCGTCATAAACCTTCAGGGCATCTTG GTGGGAAATCCGTACCTTGACGCGAACAGGAATATTAAGGGGGTGGTTGACTACTTCTGGACCCACGTGGTGATGTCCGACGAGGTCTACGCCAATATCACCAAGAACTGTGACTTCGATAACTTGAATGGTACATTTACAGATTCTGTGTGCAGCGGAGCTGCTGTGGCGTTCGACCCTGGCTACATTGATGTCTACAACATATACGCTCCGGTCTGCATTGACGCACCAAATGGAACCCGGTACCCCAGTGGCTAC TTACCTGGGTATGATCCGTGCAGTTATTATCCTACGTATGCCTACCTCAATGATCCAGCGGTGCAGATGGCTTTCCACGCTAGACCGACAACGTGGACAGGCTGCGC AAACTTGAACTGGACAGATGCGCCAATGTCCATGCTGCCAACCATGACATGGCTGATCGAAAGCAAGCTTCCGATTTGGATATTCAG TGGTGATTTCGATTCTGTGTGCCCGCTGCCGGCGACGAGGTATTCAATCCAAGACATGGCCCTCTCTGTGACCACTCCATGGCGCCCATGGACAGCGAAGGAGGAG GTGGGAGGATATGTTCAGCAGTACGCCGGGGGATTCACATTCCTATCTGTCAGGGGAGCTGGCCATATGGTTCCATCCTTCCAGCCTGAGAGGGCATTGGTGATGTTGAGCTCCTTCCTGCAAGGGGTGCTCCCACCTTACGTAGAACAGCAGTGA